CGAAGGCGGCGCTGCCAAGGGCCTGGGCTTCGTCCTGGTCGGCCTGCTGCTGGGCGGTACCGCTGGCTCGATCATGGCCAAGCGCGTGGAAATGACCAAGATGCCGGAGCTAGTGGCCTTCATGCACAGCATGATCGGTCTGGCCGCGGTCTTTATCGCCATCGCGGCGGTCGTTGAGCCGCAATCGCTGGGTATCGTCGCCAACCTGGGTGACGCCATCCCTGCCGGTAACCGCCTGGAACTGTTCCTCGGCGCAGCCATCGGTGCCATCACCTTCTCCGGTTCGGTGATCGCCTTCGGCAAGCTGTCGGGCAAGTACAAGTTCCGCCTGTTCCAGGGCGCACCTGTGCAGTTCAAGGGCCAGCACCTGTTCAACCTGCTGGTCGGCCTGACCATCGTCGGCCTGGGCCTGGTGTTCGTCTTCACCGGCAACCTGCAAGCCTTCGCCATCATGCTGGCCCTGGCCTTCGTCATCGGCGTGCTGATCATCATCCCGATCGGCGGTGCCGACATGCCGGTCGTGGTGTCGATGCTCAACAGCTACTCGGGCTGGGCGGCGGCCGGTATCGGCTTCTCGCTGAACAACTCGATGCTGATCATCGCAGGCTCCCTGGTGGGCTCGTCCGGCGCCATCCTCTCGTACATCATGTGCAAGGCGATGAACCGCTCGTTCTTCAACGTGATCCTCGGTGGCTTCGGTGGTGCGGCTGAAGAAGCCGGCCCGGCTGGCGCCAAAGAGGCCCGCCCGGTGAAGTCCGGCTCGTCCGACGACGCCGCCTTCCTGCTGACCAACGCCGACACCGTGATCATCGTTCCGGGCTACGGCCTGGCAGTGGCCCGTGCCCAGCACGCGCTGATGGAGCTGGCCGAGAAGCTGACCCATCGCGGCGTCACCGTGAAGTACGCGATCCACCCGGTTGCCGGTCGTATGCCTGGCCACATGAACGTCCTGCTGGCCGAGGCCGAAGTGCCTTACGAGCAGGTGTTCGAGATGGAAGACATCAACTCCGAGTTCGGCCAGGCCGACGTGGTACTGGTGCTAGGCGCCAACGACGTGGTCAACCCGGCCGCGAAGAACGATCCGAAGTCGCCGATCGCCGGCATGCCGATCCTCGAGGCCTACAAAGCCAAGACCGTGATCGTCAACAAGCGCTCGATGGCCAGCGGCTACGCCGGCCTGGACAACGAACTGTTCTACCTGGACAAAACCATGATGGTCTTCGGCGACGCCAAGAAAGTCATCGAAGATATGGTCAAGGCCGTCGACTAAGACGCCTTGCTCCAGTCACAAAAAACCCGGCCTTGAGCCGGGTTTTTTGTAAGTGCCTCCCGGACCGGAAAGCTGGATTGACTTGGCACCTCATCAGCCTGACCATCGCGAGCGAACTTCAGCGAGAGACGCCAATGGCTACCTGCATCATCCATATTGGCATGCACAAAACCGGCAGCACCTCCATTCAGCACTCGCTGGACGGATTTCAGGATGAACGCTTCAGCTTTGCCAGCCTGGGCAACAGCCCAAACCACAGCTATGCGGTGTATGACCTGTTTACCCGAGACGGTGAGCGAGGATTCTTCGACGCCGCACCACAAGCGCAGGTGATCGAGGCACACGAGCGGCAACTGCGGCAGGCCATCGCAGACACTGGGCAACGCGACCTGATCATCTCCGGCGAGCAGATCAGCTCCATGCATCCGAACGCCATCAAGCGTTTGCACGACTTCCTGGCTACGCACTTCGAGACCCTGCGTGTCGTCAGCTACGTACGCCCTCCCGCATCCTATCTTGCCAGCGCCTTCCAGCAGCGCCTAAAGAAACGCAATCCGACCTTTGAGCCACTGCGCCTGTACAGATCCTACAGAGACACCTTTGGCAAGTTCGACGAGATATTTGGCGCAGAACAGGTCACGCTCTGGAAGTTCGAACCGAGTATCCTGCATAACCGCTGCGCGGTCTCCGACTTCTGCCAGCGCCTGGCAATAGCACTGCCCAGCGCGCGCATCCGAACGGAAAACGAATCACTGTCGAGGCAGCTCGTAGGCCTCCTCTACGTCTACCGAAAATATGCCCCGCAATTGGCCGAGTCACTGCAGATAGAAGAAGTGGAGGCGCTCAATCGCAGACTCTTGACGACCTGGAGCGACAGATTCGCACTGTCACCGGAACTGACCCAAGCCATACACCAGCACTTCGCCGAGGACATTGGCTGGATGGAAGACCGTCTGGGCCAGTCGCTGCAAGAGCAGCCGAGAAGCACCCCCTATGCCGTCAACAGTGAAGCCGACCTAATTCACACCGCAGGAGAGACCCTCGAAGAGCTCTGCGACCTGATCGGCCAACCTCGCCCACAAGCCCCGCACCAGCTCGCGCCGGAAGCCGCGGCCCAGCTGTTTCACCAGCTACGCAGTCCCGGGGGCGAGCCACAGACGCCGCCCCCACGCAGCAGTCGAAATCGCCTAACGAACGCGGCCCAGCGCCTGCTCAAGCGGCTCTCATAAGCACCTCAGCCCCCCGGGCAGAGTGCAGTTCGCAGGTCGTCCGCATCGTACCCAGGCCGAGCGGGTAGCAGGTACTTGCCCATCACCCGGGGCCGGGGAATGTCCCCCGCAAAGGGCTTGCTGCCATCGGCCGCAGCACCTATGGCCGTGGCATTTGTCAGAACCTTCTCGTCTTGCGGGCGACTCAAGAGCTGCGCACTGTCGAGCACCAGGTCACCGTTCAGCATTACGCTGGTTCTGCTGGACGCCTCTTTGCGAAATGGCATCGTCACCGCCGGTCGAATATTGATACTGACAATCAGGCTGTTGCATGAGCGATCGAGACGCAACGCAGGACTGACAATCTCCGTCCCCGCATAACGCAGCAACAGCCGGCCGGCCGCATCCAGGCGCAGACTCCAGACTTCCGGCTGATCCAGCAGGACCTCCTCGCGTGCCGAGGCAGACCACACCGGCAAAGCCAGGCCGATCGCATAACCCGCGAAAATAGGCGCTCTCTGCAGATCTCGGCCCTCGAGCCTGGCAGGCCGACCATCGGCCGAAGGCGTCCAGCTCAGCGGCACCGCTCGGGCAGCGGCCTCCCAAGCGACCAGACGACGCTCTAGCTCCGCCGCAGGCAGGTAATCGTGCCCCTGCTGCATGCGTGGCCCGGCGTGGCCAATAGGAGGGGACATGGGCTCGGCCACGACCTGCGTTTTGCCAGCCTGAAAGTAGGTCTGTCGTGACAGCATATCGTGCAGCCCATAGGCCATGTCGGCAGCCCCTGCCTCGGATGCCCACAGTAGTTGCGCGGGATCATTCGGCGCCCGACCATCAAGCATCGGCTTGAGACTGCGACCATCCAGATCGCCCGGGGCCGCGCCGCCGACCAACGCCATCAGCGTGGGATACAGATCCTTGAGGCTGGACACTGCCAGCAGGTCAGCATTCTCGTATCGCTTCGGCCATGACAGCAGCAGGGGAGCACGTACGCCCCCTTCGCGGTAAGTGAGCTTGTTGCCAGCAAAGGGGAAATTGTTATCCCTGACCCGATTCACACCACCGTTGTCGCTCGCGAACACCACAATCGTGTTGTCCTCCAACCCCCGCTCACGCAACACAGCCAATAGCCTCTCGACGTTATGGTCGAGCTGCTTGAGCACTGCGAGATAGCGTCCCTCGGGTGTATCTGGAAACTGCCGGCGGAACTCCGGAGTCGGCTGGTACGGCGTGTGAGGTGCGAATAGCCAGAGGTTGATGAACCAGGGCTCGGAGCCGGCGCCGCGAATCAGCTCGATCGCCTTGTCGGTCAGCAGATCATCGACATTGCCCTCATACTGCCTAGGAGGCCTCCCATCTTCCTGCAGCCAGGGATTGGTATGGGTGGGCCTCTGTCTGACGAGCCGCCCATCGGCAGCCGGGCCGCGCAACATGAATTGATTGAGGAAGCCCAACCAGTAATCGAAGCCCTGCGCCCCCGGCTGGATTTTCCGGTATTCAAGAGCCTCGCCGACATGCCACTTACCCAGGTGACTGGTCCGGTAACCCAGCCCCTGAAGCGCCTCAGGCAGGGTCAGCAGATCGCTCGGCAGACCCGCACCGGCTGGCTGGAAGCCCACCGCAACGGGGTCGCGCCCCGAGAGTAGCGCCGCGCGACTGGCCGAGCAGGTGCTGTCGGTATAGTGCTGCCGAAAGCGCACCGAGCGCCGGCTGAGGCTGTCCAGCGTCGGCGTGGGGGCCTGCCCGTCGCCCCAGCTGGCGATGTCATTGTTACCGAGGTCGTCCGCCAGGATGAGGAGAATGTTGGGGCGCTGATCCACGGCATTTGCCGATCCGGCGTCACAACCGGCAAGCAACATGAGCGCGTTCAACAGCAACAGGCCGTAAGCTTTTTTCAACAGGAGGGGCAAGGGATCATCCTGAACATTTGAGGAGTCGGCAGCCTTACTGGCGCAATGAAGTTGACGCATATCATTGCCGTCTGACCACACCCTGCGCACAATGCAACCAGCGGGCAGAATCGCACTATACAGCGCAGCAAGGTGACGCCCCAAACGACTCCCAACCCAAGGCACTGAACAAACACTGGATCTCGACCCCTTGAAAAATCTCATTGACACACTGCTCGGTGACAGCCCACAAGCACTACATGGCGTCGACTATTCCACCCTGGTGGACTTCCCCAGAATTACCGAGCTGTTCATTTCTAAACGTGGGGAATACACGAGCAGCCAGCCGTTTCCGCATGCTGTCATTGACGACTTCCTGCCTGAGTCGACCCTCCAGCTCCTGCTCGATCAGTACCCTCTGGATCAGGATCGCAAGGAGTGGATTCATAGCGCGCCCAACCTTCGCGAAGTTCAAACCGAGAAGCGGCATTTACGCGACGTGCTGGCAATGCCAAAAGTCTATCGCGAGCTGATCTGGGAGCTTGGCTCCAGTCACTTTCTGGACGCGCTCACCATGCTCAGTGGCATTCGCCGCCTGATTTCCGACCCTGAACTGCAGGGTGCAGGCATCCATCAGATCTCCCGTGGCGGATTCCTCAAGATTCACGCCGACTTCAGCACCCACCGCAAGTTCGACCTCGCCCGGCGCATCAACTTCCTACTTTACCTCAATCCCGATTGGCAGGAGAGTTGGGGCGGCCACCTCGAACTATGGGATCAGGACATGCAGGGGCCGCCAGTGCGCATCCTGCCGAAACTAAACCGCTGTG
The window above is part of the Pseudomonas alcaligenes genome. Proteins encoded here:
- a CDS encoding 2OG-Fe(II) oxygenase — encoded protein: MKNLIDTLLGDSPQALHGVDYSTLVDFPRITELFISKRGEYTSSQPFPHAVIDDFLPESTLQLLLDQYPLDQDRKEWIHSAPNLREVQTEKRHLRDVLAMPKVYRELIWELGSSHFLDALTMLSGIRRLISDPELQGAGIHQISRGGFLKIHADFSTHRKFDLARRINFLLYLNPDWQESWGGHLELWDQDMQGPPVRILPKLNRCVIFSTTANSFHGHPYPLQCPDGVHRKSIALYYYTNGRPDGEAEPTFATTWREVPSSYQQSS
- a CDS encoding NAD(P)(+) transhydrogenase (Re/Si-specific) subunit beta, whose translation is MSMNLITVLYLVASICFIQALKGLSHPTSSRQGNAFGMIGMAIAVVTTVFLVFKLGAEMAEGGAAKGLGFVLVGLLLGGTAGSIMAKRVEMTKMPELVAFMHSMIGLAAVFIAIAAVVEPQSLGIVANLGDAIPAGNRLELFLGAAIGAITFSGSVIAFGKLSGKYKFRLFQGAPVQFKGQHLFNLLVGLTIVGLGLVFVFTGNLQAFAIMLALAFVIGVLIIIPIGGADMPVVVSMLNSYSGWAAAGIGFSLNNSMLIIAGSLVGSSGAILSYIMCKAMNRSFFNVILGGFGGAAEEAGPAGAKEARPVKSGSSDDAAFLLTNADTVIIVPGYGLAVARAQHALMELAEKLTHRGVTVKYAIHPVAGRMPGHMNVLLAEAEVPYEQVFEMEDINSEFGQADVVLVLGANDVVNPAAKNDPKSPIAGMPILEAYKAKTVIVNKRSMASGYAGLDNELFYLDKTMMVFGDAKKVIEDMVKAVD
- a CDS encoding sulfatase-like hydrolase/transferase, yielding MPLLLKKAYGLLLLNALMLLAGCDAGSANAVDQRPNILLILADDLGNNDIASWGDGQAPTPTLDSLSRRSVRFRQHYTDSTCSASRAALLSGRDPVAVGFQPAGAGLPSDLLTLPEALQGLGYRTSHLGKWHVGEALEYRKIQPGAQGFDYWLGFLNQFMLRGPAADGRLVRQRPTHTNPWLQEDGRPPRQYEGNVDDLLTDKAIELIRGAGSEPWFINLWLFAPHTPYQPTPEFRRQFPDTPEGRYLAVLKQLDHNVERLLAVLRERGLEDNTIVVFASDNGGVNRVRDNNFPFAGNKLTYREGGVRAPLLLSWPKRYENADLLAVSSLKDLYPTLMALVGGAAPGDLDGRSLKPMLDGRAPNDPAQLLWASEAGAADMAYGLHDMLSRQTYFQAGKTQVVAEPMSPPIGHAGPRMQQGHDYLPAAELERRLVAWEAAARAVPLSWTPSADGRPARLEGRDLQRAPIFAGYAIGLALPVWSASAREEVLLDQPEVWSLRLDAAGRLLLRYAGTEIVSPALRLDRSCNSLIVSINIRPAVTMPFRKEASSRTSVMLNGDLVLDSAQLLSRPQDEKVLTNATAIGAAADGSKPFAGDIPRPRVMGKYLLPARPGYDADDLRTALCPGG